A portion of the Moraxella ovis genome contains these proteins:
- a CDS encoding ABC transporter ATP-binding protein, with translation MTLLEVKNLDVYLKTDEELVHAVKSSSFSVERGRTLAIVGESGSGKSVTSMAIMQLLPKNIVKYGDDASIVFEGHEILSLSDQQMRTIRGKRIGMIFQEPMTSLNPYMKIGQQVAEAISIHNPSISKSQAAQMALETLQRVKIPNADKKLNSYPHEFSGGQLQRIMIAMAIINKPDLLIADEPTTALDVTTQAEILDLMRELQRDMGMAIILISHDLRLVKRYSDDVCVMQHGVIIERGNTEEVFNNPQHPYTVELLTPIPESQKQSPGEDVPNLITADDVEVDYVIKRSFFGKPTQVFNAVKGISLNLKVGETLGIVGESGSGKSTLGRAIMQIIEPRGKISFDGKEINRMGDAERKLLKKDMQMVFQDPFNSLSPRLTVGEIIGEGLTVHYPHMNKDERRQRVMQMLKEVNLSPNMINRYPHEFSGGQRQRIAIARAIILEPKFVLLDEPTSALDRSTQITVVELLNDLQRKYGLSYIFISHDLSVVKALSDRVIVMSHGEVVEMGTAEQIFNAPKEDYTRVLVQASNLS, from the coding sequence ATGACATTATTAGAAGTTAAGAATCTGGATGTTTATTTAAAAACAGACGAAGAGCTCGTGCATGCGGTCAAATCATCATCGTTCTCGGTTGAACGCGGGCGTACGCTTGCCATCGTGGGTGAGTCAGGCTCTGGCAAATCGGTCACATCGATGGCGATCATGCAGCTGCTGCCAAAGAATATCGTAAAATATGGCGATGATGCATCGATTGTCTTTGAAGGTCATGAGATTCTATCATTATCAGATCAGCAGATGCGTACGATTCGCGGTAAGCGTATTGGCATGATTTTCCAAGAGCCGATGACATCGCTAAATCCATACATGAAAATCGGGCAGCAAGTCGCTGAAGCGATTAGTATTCATAATCCAAGCATCAGCAAGTCTCAGGCAGCCCAAATGGCACTAGAGACACTACAGCGTGTCAAAATTCCAAATGCAGATAAAAAATTAAACAGCTATCCGCATGAATTCTCGGGCGGTCAGCTGCAGCGCATCATGATTGCGATGGCAATTATTAATAAGCCTGATCTGCTGATTGCAGATGAGCCGACCACAGCGCTGGATGTAACCACGCAGGCAGAGATCTTGGATTTGATGCGTGAGCTACAGCGGGACATGGGCATGGCAATTATTCTCATCTCTCATGATCTACGCTTGGTTAAGCGATACAGCGATGACGTGTGCGTCATGCAGCATGGTGTGATCATCGAACGTGGTAATACCGAAGAGGTCTTTAATAATCCGCAGCATCCTTATACTGTGGAGTTGCTTACTCCGATTCCTGAAAGCCAAAAACAATCACCAGGCGAGGATGTGCCTAATCTGATCACAGCTGATGATGTTGAGGTTGATTATGTAATTAAGCGTAGTTTCTTTGGTAAGCCAACCCAGGTATTCAACGCGGTGAAAGGCATCTCACTTAACCTAAAAGTAGGCGAGACTCTGGGTATCGTTGGTGAGTCAGGCTCGGGCAAATCAACACTGGGTCGTGCCATCATGCAAATCATTGAGCCGCGTGGTAAGATCAGCTTTGATGGAAAAGAGATTAATCGGATGGGTGATGCTGAGCGCAAGCTGCTCAAAAAAGACATGCAAATGGTGTTCCAAGATCCATTTAATTCACTATCACCGCGTCTGACGGTGGGTGAGATCATCGGTGAGGGTCTGACGGTGCATTATCCGCACATGAATAAGGATGAGCGTCGCCAGCGTGTCATGCAGATGCTAAAAGAGGTAAATCTCTCACCGAACATGATTAATCGCTATCCTCATGAATTCTCTGGCGGTCAGCGTCAGCGTATCGCGATTGCGCGAGCGATTATTCTTGAACCGAAGTTTGTGCTCCTAGATGAGCCGACTTCTGCGCTTGACCGTTCAACTCAGATTACTGTTGTTGAGCTATTGAATGACTTGCAGCGTAAATATGGACTAAGCTACATATTCATCAGCCATGATCTATCGGTAGTGAAGGCATTATCCGACCGAGTCATCGTCATGAGTCATGGCGAGGTGGTTGAGATGGGTACGGCAGAGCAGATATTTAACGCGCCAAAAGAAGACTATACGCGTGTACTGGTACAGGCTTCGAACTTATCGTGA
- a CDS encoding ATP-binding protein yields the protein MTNTFTLSDELTELLTQFLRQRTTRAIHIDPDVLAYRWVGGESGQLSPLDVSFHQDLDDLLGIDTQKQKLIANTRQFLSGLPANHVLMTGSRGAGKSSLIRALLKHYHTQGLRIIEVARDDLLHLDKIRTAIKASQSQGNTNRYIVYCDDLAFNAQDENYRTLKSVLDGALDSEQDRLLVYATSNRRHLLPQMMKDNVNIYNGQTDEVNPYETIEETVSLSDRFGLWLSFYPMNQELYLDIVASYLNKENINMDDTARQEALKWASTRGGRSGRIAHQFSRHWIGQLKLNSSS from the coding sequence ATGACAAACACATTCACCTTATCCGACGAATTAACCGAACTACTAACTCAATTCCTAAGACAACGTACCACCAGAGCGATACACATTGACCCTGATGTACTGGCCTATCGCTGGGTGGGCGGCGAATCTGGTCAATTAAGTCCGCTAGACGTGTCATTCCATCAAGATCTTGATGACCTGCTTGGCATCGACACCCAAAAACAAAAACTCATCGCCAACACACGTCAATTCCTATCAGGACTGCCTGCCAACCACGTACTCATGACGGGCTCAAGAGGTGCGGGCAAATCATCACTCATTCGCGCCCTACTAAAGCACTACCACACCCAAGGGCTTCGTATCATCGAGGTGGCGCGTGATGACCTATTGCATCTTGATAAAATTCGCACCGCCATTAAAGCTTCACAATCACAGGGCAACACCAACCGCTATATCGTGTACTGTGATGATTTGGCATTCAACGCCCAAGATGAGAATTATCGCACCCTAAAGAGCGTACTAGATGGTGCGCTTGATAGCGAGCAAGATCGCCTGCTCGTCTATGCCACCAGCAACCGCCGCCACCTACTGCCACAAATGATGAAGGACAACGTAAACATCTATAACGGTCAGACAGATGAGGTGAATCCTTATGAGACCATCGAGGAGACGGTATCATTATCAGATCGCTTTGGTCTGTGGCTGTCATTTTATCCGATGAATCAAGAGCTGTACCTTGATATCGTGGCAAGCTATCTCAATAAAGAAAACATCAACATGGACGATACGGCGCGCCAAGAAGCGCTAAAATGGGCGAGCACACGCGGCGGTCGTTCTGGGCGTATCGCTCATCAGTTTAGCCGTCATTGGATCGGTCAGCTAAAGCTTAATTCAAGCAGCTAG
- the corA gene encoding magnesium/cobalt transporter CorA translates to MDKLQTSSTQGGDMPNKHDTDDILAPAAPTTRPEPHRPDTIESYLKVQTSEHDIRPTDGELDFGEEDEDEEELVLSDNQDSYIYGDADATDEDTIETMTVYDPDADRFEDLEDSGDNETIICYSYSRKTGEPIEQLAIDDVSRALTNNNQFIWLGLYDPSIETVQEVKDAFDLHELALEDALADHQRPKVESYGHDMIFVVVRTAKLEDNQIRYGTTAIFMGKNFIISIRRGASNSYTPVREHYHRRPERLRLGPIFVLHAILDFIVDNYLPITDRLGNYLREQERNIFSSEFSRDTLRSLYELKSQLVHMRAVILPVQDVCNFFINHKKNELISAFPAAAQPYFRDVNDHLLRSLDAVNGLNEMLSVAMNTYTTMVTMGQNDVVRKLAAWAGIAAVPTAMAGIYGMNFEFMPELTWRYGYFAVIGLILAICMFLYYKFRNAGWL, encoded by the coding sequence GTGGATAAGCTTCAAACATCAAGCACACAAGGGGGCGACATGCCGAACAAGCACGATACTGACGACATCCTAGCCCCAGCTGCACCCACAACCAGACCAGAACCGCATCGACCTGACACCATCGAAAGCTACCTAAAAGTTCAAACTAGCGAACACGACATTCGCCCCACCGATGGCGAGCTGGATTTTGGTGAAGAAGATGAAGACGAAGAAGAACTGGTCTTATCGGACAATCAAGACAGCTACATCTACGGCGATGCTGACGCCACAGACGAAGACACCATCGAGACGATGACGGTGTATGACCCTGACGCTGATAGATTTGAAGACCTTGAAGATTCTGGTGACAACGAAACCATCATCTGCTATTCGTATTCTAGAAAAACAGGCGAACCCATCGAACAGCTCGCCATTGATGACGTCAGTCGCGCACTCACCAACAACAACCAATTCATCTGGCTAGGTCTTTACGATCCTAGCATTGAGACCGTTCAGGAAGTCAAGGATGCCTTCGACCTACACGAACTTGCCCTAGAAGACGCCCTTGCCGACCATCAGCGTCCAAAGGTAGAAAGCTATGGCCATGACATGATCTTCGTGGTGGTACGTACCGCAAAGCTAGAAGACAATCAAATCCGCTACGGCACAACCGCGATATTCATGGGCAAGAACTTCATCATCAGCATTCGCCGTGGTGCATCCAACTCATACACCCCTGTGCGAGAGCATTATCATCGCCGCCCTGAACGTCTTCGCTTAGGCCCGATTTTCGTGCTGCACGCGATTTTGGACTTTATTGTCGATAACTATTTGCCGATTACTGACCGCTTGGGTAATTACCTACGTGAACAAGAACGAAACATTTTTTCATCAGAATTTAGCCGTGATACACTACGAAGCCTGTATGAATTAAAATCACAATTGGTTCACATGCGCGCGGTCATTCTGCCCGTACAAGACGTGTGTAATTTCTTTATTAACCACAAAAAAAATGAGCTGATCTCAGCCTTTCCTGCTGCTGCCCAACCCTATTTTAGAGACGTGAACGACCACCTGTTACGCTCGCTGGATGCGGTAAACGGACTTAACGAGATGCTGTCTGTCGCGATGAATACCTATACCACGATGGTTACCATGGGACAGAACGACGTGGTTAGAAAGCTGGCCGCATGGGCAGGTATCGCGGCTGTACCGACTGCCATGGCAGGCATCTATGGCATGAACTTTGAATTCATGCCTGAGCTGACATGGCGTTATGGTTACTTCGCTGTGATTGGGCTGATTTTGGCGATTTGTATGTTTTTATATTATAAATTTCGCAATGCAGGCTGGCTATAA
- the ypfJ gene encoding KPN_02809 family neutral zinc metallopeptidase, translating to MQWKGRRQSNNIEDRRGGGGARKVGGVSIFSLILALIVWKVFGISPETTLGVAEQITQNNQSAQAPAQETADQAETREFVATVLADTEDVWTPIFAQLGGTYQAPKLVMFSGSVQSACGSATSASGPFYCPADQKVYLDTSFFKAMRTQMGISGEKNSSELTRQDQAADFAQAYVIAHEVGHHVQTLLGISTEVRRAQANASEAAANNLSVRQELQADCFAGLWARHNHERTQFLEKGDIEEALDAAEKIGDDYLQHKSHGHTVPDSFTHGTSAQRQRWFYRGFETGDIKQCDTFATREL from the coding sequence ATGCAGTGGAAAGGTCGCAGGCAAAGTAACAACATCGAGGATCGCCGTGGCGGTGGTGGCGCACGTAAAGTGGGCGGTGTTAGTATTTTTAGCTTAATCTTGGCGCTTATCGTGTGGAAAGTTTTTGGCATCAGTCCTGAGACCACCCTTGGCGTCGCTGAACAAATCACCCAAAACAATCAAAGCGCCCAAGCCCCCGCCCAAGAGACCGCTGATCAAGCCGAGACTCGAGAGTTTGTGGCGACAGTATTGGCAGACACCGAAGATGTCTGGACGCCAATTTTCGCGCAGCTAGGTGGCACTTATCAGGCGCCCAAGCTTGTCATGTTCAGCGGCTCGGTGCAATCAGCCTGCGGTTCAGCGACATCAGCAAGCGGCCCCTTCTACTGCCCTGCCGATCAAAAAGTCTATCTTGACACCAGTTTCTTTAAGGCGATGCGCACACAGATGGGCATCTCTGGCGAGAAGAACAGCAGCGAGCTGACTCGCCAAGACCAAGCCGCAGACTTCGCACAGGCTTATGTGATCGCGCATGAAGTTGGTCACCATGTTCAGACTCTGCTAGGCATCTCAACAGAAGTGCGCCGCGCCCAAGCTAATGCCAGTGAAGCCGCCGCCAACAATCTATCCGTTCGCCAAGAACTACAAGCGGACTGCTTTGCTGGTCTGTGGGCAAGGCATAACCACGAACGCACTCAATTCCTAGAAAAAGGCGACATCGAAGAGGCGTTAGATGCCGCTGAGAAGATCGGTGATGACTATCTACAGCACAAATCGCACGGCCATACCGTCCCTGATAGCTTCACACACGGTACAAGTGCTCAGCGTCAGCGCTGGTTCTACCGCGGTTTTGAGACTGGCGACATCAAACAATGCGACACCTTCGCCACGCGCGAATTATAA
- a CDS encoding ABC transporter substrate-binding protein, with amino-acid sequence MNTKFMPSALLLALGAALVGCGGDDKAATTTEANKQDAAAPAAGDLAEKQEIVINNTAEPESLDPHKVGGVPESNILRQMLVGLTTTDTEGNTVPGMATEWLSEDNKVWVFKLRDAKWSNGDPVTAHDFVYSFRRVVDPATASPYATYLAGLKVVNAQDIVDGKVKPDTLGVKAIDDKTLEVTLAEPVPYFPHALFHTSVKPVNQKVVEALGDQWTRVGNFVGNGPYTLKEWQVNERIVLERNPNYYDDANTTINKVTLLVIGSDTTDVQRYKAGEVDITDDALPPTQFKQLQSELGDEVKVSPKLCTYYYEFNHTKAPFDDVRVRRALSLVLDRDTIVDKILGQGQKVAYQFTPEATNGIKNHTPEWKSWDKDKRIEEAKKLLNEAGYSESNPLKFELLYNTNEQHKTLAVAAASFWKDALGFVDVTLANQEWKTYLDTRRTQKHQMSRGGWCADYNEASTFLNTFLSTDSSNYGKYNSPAFDAIMAQTLGADVTPEQRAELYRQAEEVLDKEAATIFVYQYVAPRLVKPYVSGFATNDPQGQWHVKDLKILKH; translated from the coding sequence ATGAATACCAAATTTATGCCATCAGCGCTACTGCTTGCTTTGGGTGCTGCATTAGTAGGATGTGGCGGTGATGACAAGGCTGCGACCACCACCGAAGCGAATAAACAGGATGCTGCCGCGCCGGCTGCAGGCGACCTAGCAGAGAAACAGGAAATTGTTATCAATAATACCGCAGAACCTGAATCTCTAGATCCGCACAAGGTAGGCGGCGTTCCAGAGTCGAATATTCTACGTCAGATGTTGGTTGGTCTAACCACCACCGATACAGAAGGTAACACCGTGCCAGGCATGGCGACAGAATGGTTATCTGAGGACAATAAAGTATGGGTATTTAAACTTCGTGATGCCAAATGGTCAAATGGCGATCCTGTGACTGCGCACGATTTTGTTTATAGTTTTCGCCGTGTGGTGGATCCTGCCACAGCGTCTCCATACGCAACCTATCTGGCTGGTCTAAAAGTCGTTAACGCCCAAGACATCGTTGATGGTAAAGTAAAACCTGACACACTAGGCGTAAAGGCGATCGATGATAAGACGCTAGAAGTCACCTTGGCTGAGCCTGTGCCTTATTTCCCACACGCGCTGTTCCACACTTCAGTAAAACCTGTGAACCAAAAAGTCGTCGAAGCGCTGGGTGATCAATGGACACGCGTGGGTAACTTTGTAGGTAATGGTCCGTACACCCTAAAAGAGTGGCAGGTGAATGAGCGCATCGTGCTTGAGCGTAACCCGAACTACTATGATGATGCCAATACTACCATCAACAAAGTTACCCTATTGGTGATCGGTTCTGATACGACTGACGTACAGCGCTATAAGGCGGGTGAAGTTGATATTACGGATGATGCATTGCCACCGACGCAGTTCAAGCAGCTACAAAGCGAGCTTGGTGATGAAGTAAAAGTTTCACCAAAATTATGTACCTACTATTATGAATTTAACCACACCAAAGCACCGTTCGACGACGTGCGCGTCCGCCGTGCGCTGTCGTTGGTGCTAGATCGTGACACCATCGTGGATAAGATTCTAGGTCAAGGTCAAAAAGTCGCCTACCAATTCACCCCTGAAGCCACCAATGGCATCAAGAATCATACGCCAGAGTGGAAATCATGGGACAAAGACAAGCGTATCGAAGAAGCGAAGAAGCTTCTAAATGAAGCAGGCTATAGTGAATCAAATCCTCTAAAATTCGAACTACTGTATAACACCAATGAGCAGCATAAGACGTTGGCGGTGGCGGCAGCATCGTTCTGGAAAGATGCGCTTGGATTCGTGGATGTGACGCTGGCAAACCAAGAATGGAAAACTTACCTAGACACACGCAGAACTCAGAAGCATCAAATGTCTCGTGGTGGCTGGTGTGCTGACTATAACGAAGCGTCTACCTTCTTAAATACGTTCCTATCGACAGACTCTAGCAACTATGGTAAATACAACAGTCCTGCATTTGATGCTATCATGGCGCAGACATTGGGCGCAGATGTGACACCTGAGCAGCGTGCTGAATTGTACCGTCAAGCTGAAGAAGTACTGGATAAAGAAGCGGCGACCATCTTTGTTTATCAATACGTTGCACCGCGTCTGGTTAAGCCTTACGTATCAGGATTTGCGACCAATGACCCACAAGGTCAGTGGCATGTAAAAGACCTAAAAATCTTGAAGCATTAA
- the oppB gene encoding oligopeptide ABC transporter permease OppB produces the protein MFKLIFKRALEAIPTMLSLITISFFMMRLAPGSPFTGERNLPPAVLANIEAKYNLNDPMWLQYGNYLKQLAQGDFGPSFKYKDHTINSLLADSLPVSVEIGLYAFIIALLVGVTLGVIAALKQNSFFDYSLMTVAMTGVVMPSFVKAPLLVLIFAVTLKWLPAGGWNDGALKYLILPVGTLALSYASSIARVTRGSMIEVMNSSFIRTARAKGLPTSHIVFKHALRPAMLPVISFLGPAFVGIITGSIVIETIFGLPGIGRLFVEGALNRDYSLVLSLTILVGVLTIVFNAIVDILYTVIDPKIKY, from the coding sequence ATGTTTAAGTTGATTTTTAAACGTGCGCTTGAAGCGATCCCCACCATGCTATCTCTGATTACGATCTCGTTTTTTATGATGAGATTGGCGCCGGGCAGTCCTTTTACGGGCGAACGCAACCTTCCTCCTGCGGTTTTGGCGAACATCGAAGCCAAATACAATCTTAATGACCCCATGTGGCTACAGTATGGCAATTATCTAAAGCAGCTGGCTCAAGGTGATTTTGGTCCATCTTTTAAATATAAGGACCACACCATCAATTCGCTGCTTGCTGACTCTTTGCCGGTATCTGTTGAGATTGGTCTATATGCGTTTATTATTGCGCTGTTGGTTGGTGTGACGCTTGGGGTGATTGCTGCCTTGAAGCAGAACAGCTTTTTTGATTATTCGCTCATGACGGTGGCGATGACTGGTGTTGTGATGCCAAGCTTTGTGAAGGCGCCACTACTGGTGTTAATCTTTGCGGTGACCTTAAAATGGCTGCCTGCAGGTGGTTGGAATGATGGCGCATTAAAATACCTCATCCTACCTGTTGGCACACTCGCGCTCTCGTATGCGTCCAGCATCGCTCGTGTGACGCGTGGCTCGATGATTGAGGTGATGAACAGCTCATTCATTCGTACCGCACGCGCCAAAGGATTGCCGACATCGCACATCGTGTTCAAGCACGCACTTCGTCCTGCGATGTTGCCAGTGATCTCATTCCTTGGTCCTGCATTTGTAGGTATCATCACAGGCTCGATCGTGATTGAGACGATTTTTGGCTTGCCGGGGATTGGTCGGTTGTTTGTGGAGGGTGCATTGAACCGTGATTATAGTTTGGTGCTGAGTTTGACGATTTTGGTGGGTGTACTGACGATTGTGTTCAACGCGATCGTGGATATCTTGTACACCGTGATTGATCCAAAAATCAAGTACTAA
- the oppC gene encoding oligopeptide ABC transporter permease OppC — MSVTTNTIQTAPTDINGRSLWQDAWRRFRRNKAAIASIIILVLIAIFVTIAPMLMPFGYADTDWANMQSAPSMATGHYFGTDTLGRDLLVRVAIGGRISLMVGIAGAFVAVLIGTVYGAISGYAGGKVDMLMMRFLEVLSAFPFMFFVILLVTLFGRNIFLIFVAIGLVSWLDVARMVRGQTLSLKNKEFIEAAHVTGLSNWKIITRHIVPNVLGVVVVYASLVVPGMILFESFLSFLGLGVQEPMTSWGALLQEGAQNMQVAPWQLLVPSVFLVVTLFCFNFIGDGLRDALDPKDK; from the coding sequence ATGTCTGTAACTACAAACACAATACAAACTGCACCAACTGACATCAATGGTCGCAGCCTATGGCAGGACGCATGGCGACGCTTTCGCCGTAATAAGGCGGCGATTGCCAGCATTATTATCTTAGTGTTGATTGCTATTTTTGTGACCATTGCGCCGATGCTGATGCCATTTGGCTATGCTGATACGGACTGGGCGAACATGCAATCAGCACCATCGATGGCGACAGGGCATTACTTTGGCACGGATACATTGGGTCGCGACTTGCTTGTGCGTGTTGCGATCGGTGGTCGTATTTCGTTGATGGTGGGCATCGCGGGTGCCTTTGTTGCTGTGCTGATCGGTACGGTGTATGGCGCTATCTCTGGCTATGCAGGCGGCAAGGTCGATATGCTCATGATGCGTTTTTTGGAAGTATTAAGTGCATTCCCATTCATGTTTTTTGTCATTCTTTTGGTGACATTATTTGGCCGTAATATCTTTTTGATTTTTGTGGCGATTGGATTGGTGTCATGGCTTGATGTGGCTCGTATGGTGCGCGGTCAAACTCTAAGCCTAAAAAACAAAGAATTCATCGAAGCGGCGCACGTGACAGGTTTATCAAACTGGAAAATCATCACGCGTCACATCGTCCCGAACGTGCTTGGCGTGGTTGTGGTCTATGCTTCTTTGGTCGTGCCAGGTATGATTTTGTTTGAGTCATTCTTAAGCTTTCTAGGTTTGGGTGTACAAGAGCCGATGACCAGCTGGGGCGCACTGCTTCAAGAAGGTGCGCAAAACATGCAGGTAGCGCCTTGGCAGCTGCTGGTTCCATCGGTGTTTTTGGTGGTTACTTTGTTTTGTTTTAACTTCATCGGTGATGGTCTGCGCGATGCATTGGATCCAAAGGATAAATAG
- a CDS encoding adenylosuccinate synthase, protein MGKNVVVLGSQWGDEGKGKIVDLLTEKATAVARYQGGHNAGHTLVVGGEKTVLHLIPSGILREGVTCFIGNGVVLAPDALLKEMNGLIDKGVPVRERLRISAACPLIMPYHTALDQAREIKRGNAKIGTTGRGIGPAYEDKVARRALKVADLFRSDLPQKLEAILEYHNFALTQYYKVDAIDYDATLELCQLWAKELRDLVVDVTEELETRRQAGENLMFEGAQGTLLDIDHGTYPFVTSSNTTAGGVATGTGLGPLYFDYVLGITKAYTTRVGSGPFPTELFCEVGEHLAKVGHEFGATTGRARRCGWFDAVSLRRAVVLNSMSGICLTKLDVLDGLDEIKIATEYKVPAGECAGAYDAEFYEKVEPTYETLAGWSESTIGITKFEDLPENAKIYIKRIEELVGCPVDIISTGPDRDETIVLRDPYDA, encoded by the coding sequence ATGGGTAAGAATGTCGTTGTCTTAGGCAGCCAATGGGGTGATGAAGGCAAAGGTAAAATCGTCGATCTACTGACCGAAAAAGCAACCGCAGTAGCGCGTTACCAAGGTGGTCATAATGCAGGTCACACATTGGTCGTGGGCGGTGAGAAGACGGTATTGCATCTTATTCCATCTGGCATCTTGCGCGAGGGCGTGACTTGCTTCATCGGTAATGGCGTGGTATTGGCACCGGATGCATTATTAAAAGAAATGAACGGCCTAATCGATAAAGGTGTACCTGTACGCGAGCGTCTGCGCATCTCTGCTGCTTGTCCGCTGATCATGCCTTATCACACTGCACTTGATCAGGCGCGTGAAATCAAACGCGGCAATGCTAAGATCGGCACCACAGGTCGTGGTATTGGTCCTGCCTATGAGGATAAAGTGGCTCGCCGTGCGCTGAAAGTAGCCGACCTATTCCGTAGCGACCTACCACAAAAGTTAGAAGCGATTTTGGAATATCATAATTTTGCGCTGACTCAATACTACAAGGTTGATGCTATCGATTATGATGCGACGCTTGAGCTATGCCAGCTATGGGCAAAAGAGCTAAGAGATTTGGTTGTCGATGTGACTGAAGAGCTAGAGACTCGCCGTCAAGCGGGTGAGAACCTAATGTTCGAAGGTGCTCAAGGTACGCTACTTGACATCGATCACGGCACCTACCCCTTCGTAACCAGCTCGAACACGACCGCAGGTGGCGTGGCGACAGGCACAGGCTTGGGTCCATTGTACTTTGATTATGTACTGGGCATCACTAAGGCGTATACCACGCGCGTGGGTTCAGGTCCTTTCCCAACTGAGCTGTTCTGTGAAGTGGGTGAGCATCTGGCCAAAGTGGGTCATGAATTTGGTGCAACCACGGGCCGTGCCCGTCGCTGTGGCTGGTTCGATGCTGTTAGCCTGCGTCGCGCGGTGGTGCTAAACTCAATGTCTGGCATCTGCTTGACCAAGCTTGACGTACTGGATGGTCTCGATGAGATTAAGATTGCGACCGAATACAAAGTACCCGCAGGCGAGTGCGCAGGTGCATACGATGCAGAATTCTATGAAAAAGTAGAACCAACTTATGAAACATTGGCGGGTTGGAGCGAGTCAACCATTGGCATCACTAAGTTTGAAGATCTGCCAGAGAATGCCAAAATCTACATCAAGCGCATCGAAGAATTGGTGGGCTGCCCTGTAGACATCATCTCAACCGGCCCTGACCGTGATGAGACCATCGTGCTTAGAGATCCGTACGACGCGTAA
- a CDS encoding ATP phosphoribosyltransferase regulatory subunit, with amino-acid sequence MPACTASTSLQTHAQNWLLPDGVADVLFKDAQKQESLRDALLFVLTAHGYRLVSPPLIEYTETLLGGADEDLKRQTFKIVDQLTGRTMGVRADITPQITRIDAQHGTGVARYCYIGQVLKTLPNGLFGLRTPLQLGAEIFGVGDVGVELSLLELITALTDEIGMSRRDLHVDVGHVAIFESLTQLHGLDEAACDQLMALYNKKDLPALQAFCADMPDGADFLVLAKHNLAQDATPDANNLLVKLSKKAQNDPIIIDATKDLATLGAHIRALGMTVSVDVTELSGYHYHTGIVFNVYLNQSSTMQTQPLVRGGRFCATVGRQASGFSMDINRLLEFVELQEDTIIVVDFEDLTNSTETQKEDLTAQIKTLQDEGCVVIKPLSADDRPAQIDGVLHLDDADGWAVRLVGDD; translated from the coding sequence GTGCCTGCTTGCACCGCTTCCACCAGTCTTCAAACCCATGCTCAGAATTGGCTACTGCCCGATGGTGTGGCAGATGTTCTATTTAAAGATGCTCAAAAACAAGAAAGTCTGCGCGATGCGTTATTGTTCGTATTGACGGCGCATGGCTATCGCCTTGTGTCGCCTCCTTTGATTGAATACACCGAGACGTTGCTTGGTGGGGCGGATGAAGACCTAAAACGCCAGACCTTTAAGATCGTTGATCAGCTGACGGGACGTACGATGGGTGTTCGTGCGGACATCACACCGCAGATCACGCGCATCGATGCTCAGCATGGCACAGGTGTGGCACGTTACTGCTATATCGGACAAGTATTAAAGACATTGCCGAACGGATTGTTTGGGCTGCGTACACCGCTACAGCTGGGCGCTGAGATTTTTGGGGTGGGCGATGTTGGTGTGGAGCTGTCTTTGTTGGAGCTTATCACTGCCTTGACAGATGAGATTGGTATGAGTCGCCGCGATCTTCATGTGGATGTGGGTCATGTGGCGATCTTTGAGAGCTTAACGCAGCTGCACGGCTTGGATGAGGCAGCTTGTGATCAGTTGATGGCGCTGTATAACAAAAAAGACTTGCCAGCGCTTCAAGCGTTCTGTGCTGACATGCCAGATGGCGCTGATTTTTTGGTACTTGCTAAGCATAATCTGGCTCAAGATGCGACACCAGACGCCAATAATCTATTGGTAAAACTCTCCAAAAAAGCTCAGAACGATCCGATCATCATAGATGCAACTAAGGATCTGGCGACACTAGGTGCGCACATAAGAGCGCTTGGCATGACGGTGAGTGTTGATGTGACTGAGCTGTCTGGTTATCACTATCATACCGGTATTGTATTTAATGTTTATCTGAATCAATCATCTACCATGCAGACGCAGCCTTTGGTTCGTGGTGGGCGTTTTTGTGCGACGGTAGGACGACAGGCGAGTGGCTTTAGTATGGATATTAACCGCTTGCTTGAATTCGTTGAACTCCAAGAAGACACCATCATCGTGGTGGACTTTGAGGATCTGACTAATAGCACCGAGACCCAAAAAGAAGATCTAACTGCGCAGATCAAAACCTTACAAGATGAAGGGTGTGTTGTTATCAAGCCGCTATCCGCTGATGACAGACCTGCCCAGATTGATGGCGTGTTGCATCTTGATGATGCTGATGGTTGGGCTGTTCGATTGGTCGGTGATGACTGA